In Moorella sp. Hama-1, a single genomic region encodes these proteins:
- a CDS encoding GHKL domain-containing protein encodes MLTVLGNILENAMEAVEPLPGEQRLIQLNISPI; translated from the coding sequence ATGCTTACCGTCCTGGGCAATATCCTGGAGAACGCCATGGAAGCTGTGGAACCGCTGCCTGGGGAACAACGTCTCATTCAACTAAATATATCCCCGATCTGA
- the istA gene encoding IS21 family transposase yields the protein MYKWQRIKALHAQGAGIRQIARDVGVSRNTVRKYLKEANPPQFKAREYVKELDRFLEEIKTMLTKGYIGTRIYNELKDKGYNGSLASVHRYLRSIKAEDKAAKLATTRVETGPGKQMQYDWKVWTLPVDGKPVKIYLHEVVLSYSRMKFYAFSLSITTADVIRALVEAIDFFGGYAPELVIDNGKQMVITHQQDGIVRYNDEFLKFCGLYGIEPSACANYRARTKGKVERPFYYVQEHLLRGLEVACLNEFAARLLEFQEAYNKRPHSSLGRPPAEMFAAEKGHLLKIPAVEPALLQHKEPRKVSNDGYISHDGNLYPIPLRYCLRRVWVENIYGRRLKVYDEAGALLAEFDLELQKQTVRPLYPEHETINRQYQEKKLKLRSALVEKFTSAFGEDGQKYLEGLRVKNGANLYWHLAEILSYQDIYTREDIVAAIKECLKIGSYHKNSIKRLLERKEIAPLSCACDPASVNMPPGKIKRDLSCYALKESEVAAVS from the coding sequence ATGTACAAATGGCAGCGCATCAAGGCACTGCATGCTCAAGGGGCCGGCATCAGGCAAATAGCCAGGGATGTTGGGGTGTCCAGGAATACCGTCAGGAAGTACCTGAAAGAAGCCAACCCGCCCCAGTTTAAGGCCAGGGAGTACGTCAAAGAACTGGACAGGTTTCTGGAAGAAATAAAGACTATGCTTACCAAGGGATATATCGGCACGAGGATTTACAACGAATTGAAAGATAAGGGCTATAACGGCTCCCTGGCCAGCGTCCACCGTTACCTCAGGTCCATAAAGGCAGAAGATAAGGCAGCCAAATTAGCCACCACCCGGGTGGAAACCGGCCCGGGTAAACAGATGCAGTACGATTGGAAGGTGTGGACGCTACCAGTTGACGGGAAGCCCGTGAAAATATATCTCCACGAAGTGGTTTTATCCTACAGCCGGATGAAATTCTACGCCTTCTCTTTAAGCATCACCACCGCCGACGTGATCCGGGCCCTGGTTGAAGCCATTGACTTCTTCGGCGGCTATGCCCCGGAGTTGGTGATAGATAACGGCAAGCAAATGGTTATCACCCACCAGCAGGATGGTATCGTCCGGTATAATGACGAGTTCCTTAAATTCTGCGGGCTGTATGGCATTGAGCCTTCAGCCTGCGCCAACTACCGTGCCCGGACCAAAGGCAAGGTAGAACGCCCCTTTTACTACGTCCAGGAACACCTGCTGCGGGGCCTGGAGGTGGCCTGTTTAAACGAATTTGCCGCCAGGCTCCTGGAGTTCCAGGAGGCCTACAACAAAAGGCCCCATAGTAGCTTAGGCCGGCCACCGGCGGAGATGTTTGCCGCAGAAAAAGGGCACCTTCTTAAAATACCTGCTGTCGAACCGGCCTTATTACAACATAAAGAACCCCGGAAGGTGAGCAATGACGGCTATATATCTCATGACGGCAATCTTTACCCCATACCCCTGCGCTACTGCTTAAGGAGGGTGTGGGTCGAAAACATCTACGGCCGGCGCTTGAAGGTATATGACGAAGCAGGGGCACTTTTAGCGGAGTTCGACCTTGAACTGCAAAAGCAAACCGTTCGTCCCCTTTACCCCGAACACGAAACCATCAACCGTCAATACCAGGAAAAGAAACTGAAACTGCGCTCGGCCCTGGTGGAGAAGTTTACCAGCGCCTTTGGCGAAGACGGTCAAAAGTATCTGGAGGGGCTGCGCGTTAAGAATGGGGCCAACCTGTACTGGCACCTGGCTGAAATTTTAAGTTATCAGGACATCTATACCCGGGAAGATATCGTAGCAGCCATCAAAGAATGCCTGAAAATCGGCTCTTATCACAAAAACAGCATTAAAAGGCTCTTAGAGCGCAAGGAAATCGCCCCGCTTTCTTGTGCCTGTGACCCGGCAAGTGTCAATATGCCGCCAGGTAAAATCAAACGGGACCTCTCTTGTTATGCCCTAAAAGAGAGCGAGGTGGCGGCAGTATCATGA
- the istA gene encoding IS21 family transposase, producing MINLLQKQELILKYYREGESQRRISKQTGISRKTIRKYINQYEKRRAELLDTQEGADNRALIEAIIEAPKYTVGERPKRKLTEEMVQKIQAYLDENEEKKKRGQGKQQKKPMDIYEALRAEDFDISYSTVLRTVRSLVQQPQEAFIKAVYQPGEVCEFDWGEVKLTIGGRLQVLQMAVFTSAYGNYRWAYLFTKQVTECFQEAHALFFAHLGGVYQRMVYDNMKVAVKRFVGTEKEPTQALLQLSLYYGFAFRFCNIRSGNEKGHVERSVEVVRRKAFAFRDTFATLEEANRYLLEACQRGNHKEQTAYGGQSAVCRLAEERAYLLPSLPPFDAARTRQARVDKYATVVVDQNHYSVPDVYVGKVVLVKVYSGCVQCFYEGSQVAEHPRLTGSREWSMQLAHYLTTLKKKPGALAGSQALQQADKKLQSIYHTYYSKREKEFIELLQYLQEDGSLSEVEKSIQELSQIHPEHVSTAKIKILCAKRKETPYAPAISSEETRAIADEARRHLKQYGELLQKAEVASA from the coding sequence ATGATTAACTTGCTGCAGAAACAGGAACTCATTTTAAAATACTACCGGGAAGGAGAATCCCAGCGGAGAATTTCCAAACAGACAGGCATCTCCCGAAAAACCATTCGCAAATACATCAACCAGTACGAAAAGAGGAGGGCAGAATTACTTGACACCCAGGAAGGGGCAGATAATCGCGCCCTCATCGAGGCCATTATCGAAGCCCCCAAATACACGGTAGGAGAACGACCCAAACGCAAACTAACCGAGGAGATGGTCCAAAAGATCCAGGCCTACCTGGATGAAAACGAGGAGAAGAAAAAGAGAGGCCAAGGCAAGCAGCAGAAAAAGCCCATGGATATCTATGAAGCTCTCCGAGCAGAGGATTTCGACATCAGCTACAGCACGGTTTTACGTACGGTCCGCAGTTTAGTCCAGCAACCGCAGGAAGCCTTTATCAAAGCCGTTTACCAGCCGGGGGAGGTTTGTGAATTCGACTGGGGGGAAGTCAAGCTAACCATCGGTGGTAGACTGCAGGTTTTGCAAATGGCTGTCTTCACCTCGGCTTACGGCAATTACCGCTGGGCTTACCTTTTTACCAAGCAAGTCACCGAATGCTTCCAGGAGGCGCACGCCCTCTTTTTTGCCCACCTTGGCGGTGTGTACCAGAGAATGGTCTATGACAACATGAAGGTGGCCGTCAAACGCTTCGTGGGCACGGAAAAGGAACCGACCCAGGCCCTACTCCAACTATCCCTTTACTACGGTTTTGCCTTCCGCTTCTGCAATATCCGCAGCGGCAATGAGAAAGGCCATGTAGAGCGGAGCGTGGAAGTAGTGCGCCGTAAAGCCTTCGCCTTCCGTGACACCTTTGCCACTCTGGAAGAAGCCAATCGTTATCTTCTGGAGGCTTGCCAGCGAGGCAATCACAAAGAGCAGACGGCCTATGGCGGCCAGAGTGCGGTATGCCGCCTGGCCGAGGAACGAGCCTATCTGTTGCCCTCCCTACCCCCCTTTGACGCCGCTAGAACCCGCCAGGCCCGGGTCGACAAGTACGCCACCGTCGTCGTCGACCAGAACCATTATTCCGTCCCTGATGTCTATGTCGGCAAAGTGGTATTAGTGAAGGTCTACTCCGGATGCGTCCAGTGTTTTTATGAAGGCAGCCAAGTGGCCGAACATCCCCGCCTCACCGGCAGCCGCGAGTGGTCAATGCAGCTGGCCCATTACCTTACGACCCTAAAGAAAAAGCCTGGTGCCCTGGCCGGAAGTCAGGCCCTGCAACAGGCAGACAAGAAACTCCAAAGTATTTACCACACCTATTATAGCAAACGGGAGAAAGAATTCATAGAGCTACTGCAGTATTTACAGGAAGACGGCAGTTTGAGCGAGGTGGAGAAGAGCATCCAGGAATTGAGCCAGATCCACCCGGAACATGTAAGTACCGCCAAGATCAAGATCCTGTGTGCTAAAAGGAAGGAAACCCCGTATGCCCCTGCTATATCTTCGGAGGAAACCCGGGCCATTGCGGACGAAGCCCGGCGCCACTTGAAGCAGTACGGCGAACTGCTCCAAAAAGCGGAGGTGGCCAGCGCATGA
- the cbiM gene encoding cobalt transporter CbiM, whose translation MHIPDGYLSPQTCAVLGAAMVPVWGMAARKVKATLKARQAPLLAIGAAFSFTIMMYNIPIPDGTTAHATGGALLAILLGPWAASIGISIALAIQALFFGDGGILAFGANAFNMAFILPFASYYLYRLLTGRTSLTSGWRAIAAAVAGFVGLNLAALAAAVEFGLQPLLFHTAGGVPLYSPYPLNMAVPAMALAHLLVAGPAEGLITGLVVRYLQRVNSGLLRLYPAGNGNRAAGPAVAAGTLANRQEIISPAANSSFGLKKLALGLVILVLLSPLGLLAAGTAWGEWSPEDLQQILGFVPPGLARLATTWTHTLFPDYTVPGLEGSFLAQALGYILAAAAGLAIIFLIFLALNRLLFRPGKAGTGYNGK comes from the coding sequence GTGCATATTCCCGACGGTTACTTAAGTCCCCAGACCTGCGCCGTCCTGGGGGCGGCCATGGTGCCGGTGTGGGGCATGGCCGCCCGCAAGGTCAAAGCTACCCTGAAGGCCAGGCAGGCGCCCCTCCTGGCCATCGGCGCCGCCTTTTCCTTCACCATTATGATGTACAACATCCCCATCCCCGACGGGACAACGGCCCACGCCACCGGCGGTGCCCTCCTGGCTATCCTCCTGGGCCCCTGGGCGGCGAGTATTGGCATCTCCATCGCCCTAGCCATCCAGGCCCTCTTCTTCGGCGACGGCGGCATCCTGGCCTTCGGCGCCAATGCTTTTAATATGGCCTTTATCCTACCCTTTGCCAGTTACTACCTCTACCGGCTCCTGACCGGGAGGACGAGCCTGACGTCCGGCTGGCGGGCCATAGCGGCGGCCGTAGCCGGTTTTGTCGGCCTTAACCTGGCCGCCCTGGCGGCAGCGGTGGAGTTCGGCCTCCAGCCCCTCCTTTTCCACACGGCCGGCGGCGTACCCCTCTACAGTCCTTACCCCCTGAACATGGCCGTCCCAGCCATGGCCCTGGCCCACCTCCTGGTGGCCGGCCCGGCCGAGGGGCTAATCACCGGCCTGGTGGTCCGTTACCTGCAGCGGGTTAATTCCGGCCTGCTCCGGCTCTACCCGGCGGGCAATGGTAACCGGGCGGCCGGCCCGGCGGTAGCGGCAGGTACGTTGGCGAATAGGCAGGAGATTATATCCCCGGCGGCAAACAGCAGTTTTGGCCTGAAGAAGCTCGCCCTGGGGCTGGTAATCCTCGTCCTGCTGTCGCCCCTGGGACTCCTGGCCGCCGGCACCGCCTGGGGTGAGTGGTCGCCGGAAGACCTGCAGCAAATCCTCGGTTTCGTGCCCCCGGGTCTGGCCCGCCTGGCCACCACCTGGACCCATACCCTCTTCCCGGACTATACTGTCCCCGGCCTGGAAGGAAGCTTCCTGGCCCAGGCCCTGGGGTATATCCTGGCAGCCGCAGCAGGCCTGGCTATAATCTTCCTTATCTTCCTGGCCCTGAACAGGTTACTATTCCGGCCGGGTAAGGCTGGTACCGGTTACAATGGTAAGTAG
- a CDS encoding cyclic lactone autoinducer peptide codes for MEHLFFARAANLAVFVALGVRPTSWLAWYQPETPPELLK; via the coding sequence ATGGAGCACCTGTTCTTTGCCCGGGCTGCCAATTTAGCCGTCTTTGTCGCCCTAGGTGTCCGGCCCACCAGTTGGTTGGCCTGGTACCAGCCAGAAACGCCGCCGGAGTTGCTGAAATAG
- the cbiQ gene encoding cobalt ECF transporter T component CbiQ, which translates to MVNKGAGTATLPVRRRVVAVIMASTGQRRAAGIFMASKEIPAWLLAGNHPPLQPGGRKRRPGFAEKTLRDLAHAGREVLFSEELAGRRGWLQYLEARCKLLSLLWLILVAGLARHPFTLIVLYLGVLFLAGLSRVPLGPFLKRVWLFVPLFTGIMVLPSIFNLVRPGDPLLVLFHLPGPLSLGTWHLPDQLALTRQGVIGAGVLILRVGVAVSLALLVTLTTRWAALLRALRVLRVPRIFVLTLTLTYRYIFLLLKLVEEMFVARQSRQVGRPDRQMNHRFLAGSAGNLLARAYALSEEVYQAMLARGFNGEVRTGGDLHPAGPDYRRAAALFLVGLIILGGDHYLGW; encoded by the coding sequence GTGGTAAATAAAGGGGCCGGCACAGCGACTCTACCGGTGCGCAGGAGGGTGGTGGCGGTTATCATGGCCTCAACCGGGCAAAGAAGGGCGGCGGGAATTTTCATGGCAAGTAAAGAGATACCGGCCTGGCTCCTGGCCGGGAATCACCCGCCGCTACAGCCGGGGGGACGGAAAAGACGGCCCGGGTTCGCGGAGAAAACCCTCCGGGACCTGGCCCACGCCGGCCGGGAGGTCCTTTTCTCCGAAGAACTGGCCGGCCGGAGGGGGTGGCTCCAGTACCTGGAGGCCCGCTGTAAACTCCTGTCCTTACTGTGGTTGATCCTGGTCGCCGGCCTGGCCCGCCACCCCTTCACCCTGATCGTCCTGTACCTGGGGGTTCTCTTCCTGGCCGGCCTCTCCCGGGTACCCCTGGGCCCCTTCCTGAAACGGGTATGGCTCTTTGTCCCCCTGTTTACGGGGATCATGGTTTTGCCTTCAATCTTTAACCTGGTGCGCCCGGGAGACCCCCTGCTGGTCCTTTTCCACCTCCCCGGCCCCCTCAGCCTGGGCACCTGGCATCTCCCGGACCAGCTGGCCCTTACCCGCCAGGGGGTGATTGGGGCCGGGGTACTCATCCTGCGGGTGGGGGTAGCGGTTTCCCTGGCCCTCCTGGTCACCCTGACCACCAGGTGGGCCGCCTTGCTGCGAGCCCTGCGGGTTTTAAGGGTACCCCGGATTTTCGTTCTGACTTTGACCCTGACCTACCGTTATATCTTCCTGCTGCTGAAACTGGTGGAGGAGATGTTCGTCGCCCGCCAGAGCCGGCAGGTGGGCCGGCCGGACAGGCAGATGAACCACCGCTTCCTGGCCGGTTCCGCCGGCAACCTGCTGGCCCGGGCCTACGCTTTAAGCGAAGAGGTTTACCAGGCCATGCTGGCCCGGGGGTTTAACGGCGAGGTACGGACCGGGGGGGATTTACACCCGGCGGGGCCGGACTACCGGCGGGCGGCGGCCCTTTTCCTGGTAGGATTAATTATCTTAGGTGGGGATCACTATCTTGGCTGGTGA
- a CDS encoding energy-coupling factor ABC transporter ATP-binding protein, whose amino-acid sequence MAGEVLYSLQDVSYAYEDGRPVLDGVSLAINAGEKVVLLGANGSGKSTLQRVLDGLIFPQSGSVRFAGEELTEDSLEDENFFLAFRRRVGFVFQNSEAQLFNPSVREELAFGPLQLDLPAAAVKERVASLLEMFELEELADRPPYKLSGGERKKVALAAVLASNPEVLILDEPTAGLDPRSQRWLVEMLVKLNQAGKTIITATHDLAIVPVIADRVFVLGEDHRLAGEGSPLEILADRELLLKVNLIDAAFHEHHHQGYFHLHAH is encoded by the coding sequence TTGGCTGGTGAGGTTTTATACAGCCTGCAGGATGTCAGTTACGCCTATGAAGACGGGCGGCCGGTTTTGGACGGCGTCAGCCTGGCCATTAACGCTGGGGAAAAGGTGGTCCTCCTGGGGGCCAATGGTTCAGGCAAGTCGACCCTGCAGCGGGTCCTGGACGGCCTTATCTTTCCCCAAAGCGGGTCGGTGCGGTTCGCCGGGGAAGAATTAACCGAGGATAGCCTGGAGGACGAGAATTTCTTCCTGGCCTTTCGCCGCCGGGTCGGTTTCGTCTTTCAAAATTCCGAAGCCCAGCTCTTTAACCCCAGTGTCCGGGAGGAACTGGCCTTCGGCCCCCTGCAACTGGACCTGCCGGCGGCCGCGGTCAAGGAGCGGGTGGCTTCCCTCCTGGAGATGTTTGAACTGGAGGAACTGGCCGACCGGCCGCCCTACAAGCTGAGCGGCGGCGAGAGGAAGAAGGTGGCCCTGGCCGCCGTCCTGGCCAGCAACCCGGAGGTCCTCATCCTCGACGAGCCCACGGCCGGGCTGGACCCCCGCAGCCAGCGCTGGCTGGTGGAGATGCTGGTCAAACTGAACCAGGCCGGGAAAACCATCATTACGGCCACCCACGACCTGGCCATCGTCCCGGTGATCGCGGACCGGGTATTCGTTCTGGGAGAAGACCACCGCCTGGCTGGGGAGGGCTCACCTTTAGAAATCCTCGCCGACCGCGAACTCCTCCTCAAGGTGAACTTGATTGACGCGGCCTTCCACGAGCACCACCACCAGGGCTATTTCCACCTCCACGCCCATTAA
- the istB gene encoding IS21-like element helper ATPase IstB yields MSNKLTAYLESQMQALKLKGMLAHYQEVTEKASQNNLSYTEYLSLLFEEELKRKNEGTVKTKINKARFPFIKTLEEFDFSFQPSIREKEIIALSSLDFVEKKENIIFLGPPGVGKTHLAVALGIKACMAKYRVAFITAQKLLEELFLSSKDGSLLDKLLGYSRLNLLIIDELGYMPVTKEQANLLFRLVSMRYEKGSIILTSNYNFNEWGEIFSDQVVAAAIIDRLVHHARIFYINGTSYRLKGKLKAANDH; encoded by the coding sequence ATGAGCAACAAATTAACCGCTTACCTGGAAAGCCAGATGCAGGCCTTAAAACTAAAGGGGATGCTCGCCCATTACCAGGAGGTAACAGAGAAGGCTTCGCAAAACAACCTCTCTTATACCGAATACCTCTCCCTCCTCTTTGAAGAGGAGTTAAAAAGGAAAAACGAAGGCACGGTCAAGACGAAAATCAATAAAGCACGTTTCCCTTTTATCAAAACCCTGGAGGAGTTTGACTTTAGCTTTCAACCCTCAATACGGGAAAAAGAAATTATCGCCTTAAGCTCCCTGGATTTTGTGGAGAAAAAGGAGAATATCATCTTCCTGGGGCCGCCCGGGGTCGGCAAGACCCACCTGGCAGTGGCCTTAGGTATAAAGGCCTGCATGGCCAAGTATCGAGTAGCATTTATTACGGCCCAGAAGCTTTTAGAAGAACTATTTTTGAGCTCAAAAGACGGCAGCCTCCTCGACAAGCTGCTGGGTTACTCCCGGTTGAACCTTTTAATCATCGACGAGCTCGGCTACATGCCTGTAACTAAAGAACAGGCCAACCTCCTCTTCCGCCTGGTCTCCATGCGCTATGAGAAGGGGAGTATTATCCTGACCAGCAACTATAACTTTAACGAATGGGGGGAGATATTTTCCGACCAGGTGGTGGCTGCGGCCATAATTGACCGACTTGTGCATCACGCCCGCATATTTTATATTAACGGGACAAGCTACCGGCTCAAGGGTAAATTAAAAGCGGCTAACGACCATTAA
- a CDS encoding polysaccharide deacetylase family protein, with amino-acid sequence MKRKAAIVIALCLLLSMPFAITQIASRFSRSPAAPPTAANENVKPPTPAQPATAATPATGPAQLASWSSKEIYYQNKVVVLIYHHIDVQEAPGLIISPERFASELDMLLARGYHVISLDQLRDFLNGGTVPDNAVLITFDDGYESVHQYALPELQKRQMPAVAFAIVKYVGQKMGNLQHYSWEGAREMTAAGITTQSHTYDLHNFGPLASGKNGPLLDGPLKGQSASDYRNMVYQDLKRSRDEIESQLQQPVYALCLPFGAGGHIAIQAAADAGFRLIFTTHYGVVTRRSNPLALPRVNAGGPNMTPAKLDALIKAAAGVNPIPQEQPAKPAAPHGGVVVSGKKAKRI; translated from the coding sequence GTGAAAAGAAAAGCCGCTATCGTCATTGCTCTATGCCTGCTCCTGTCCATGCCCTTTGCCATTACCCAAATAGCTTCCCGCTTTAGCCGCAGCCCGGCTGCTCCCCCTACTGCTGCTAACGAGAATGTCAAACCGCCCACCCCTGCCCAACCTGCTACCGCTGCTACCCCTGCAACCGGACCGGCCCAGCTGGCCAGCTGGTCTTCCAAGGAGATTTACTACCAGAATAAGGTCGTCGTCCTGATCTATCACCATATCGACGTCCAGGAAGCACCCGGCCTGATAATCTCCCCGGAACGCTTCGCCAGCGAGCTGGATATGCTCCTGGCCAGGGGTTATCACGTCATCAGCCTGGATCAGTTGCGGGATTTCTTAAATGGCGGTACTGTGCCCGATAACGCTGTCCTGATTACCTTTGACGACGGTTACGAAAGTGTCCACCAGTATGCCCTGCCGGAGTTACAAAAAAGACAGATGCCGGCCGTCGCCTTTGCCATTGTGAAATATGTGGGGCAAAAGATGGGCAATCTCCAGCATTACAGCTGGGAGGGAGCCCGCGAGATGACCGCCGCCGGTATCACCACCCAGTCCCACACCTATGACCTGCATAACTTCGGTCCCCTGGCCAGCGGTAAAAACGGCCCACTCCTGGACGGGCCCCTCAAGGGACAGAGCGCCAGTGACTACCGCAACATGGTTTACCAGGACTTGAAGCGCTCCCGGGATGAGATCGAAAGCCAGCTACAGCAGCCGGTTTACGCCCTGTGTCTACCCTTTGGCGCCGGCGGCCATATAGCCATCCAGGCCGCCGCCGATGCCGGCTTTAGGCTCATCTTTACCACCCACTATGGCGTCGTTACCCGCCGGAGCAATCCTCTGGCTCTGCCCCGGGTCAATGCCGGCGGCCCGAATATGACCCCGGCCAAGCTGGACGCCCTCATCAAGGCTGCTGCCGGGGTGAACCCCATCCCCCAGGAGCAGCCCGCGAAGCCAGCTGCTCCCCATGGGGGAGTGGTGGTGTCTGGTAAAAAGGCAAAGCGGATTTAA
- a CDS encoding cyclic lactone autoinducer peptide, with amino-acid sequence MKRLFFALAANLAVFVALLGVRPTSWLAWYQPETPPELLK; translated from the coding sequence ATGAAGCGACTGTTCTTTGCCCTGGCTGCCAATTTGGCCGTTTTTGTCGCCCTTTTAGGTGTCCGGCCCACCAGTTGGCTAGCCTGGTACCAGCCGGAAACGCCGCCGGAGTTGCTGAAATAG
- a CDS encoding cyclic lactone autoinducer peptide: MKRIFFALVANRAVFVALLGVRPTSWLAWYQPETSPELLK, translated from the coding sequence ATGAAGCGCATATTCTTTGCCCTGGTTGCCAACCGGGCCGTCTTTGTCGCTCTTTTAGGTGTCCGGCCCACCAGCTGGTTGGCCTGGTACCAGCCGGAAACGTCGCCGGAGTTGCTGAAATAG
- the istB gene encoding IS21-like element helper ATPase IstB: MSVTPRQKWHQLIMAAAKELKLPMIRQHLEEQVTEAMQKDASYEEFLALLLQQEWDARKESARYNRIRRAEFTHKKYLESLSVGDLPPDAQKKLKLLKSLAFIQEGRNVILAGNAGTGKTHIAIGLGIQACLEGYKVWFTTVPLLVNQIKECRSAQTLRAFQNRFEKYDLVIADEMGYISFDREGAELLFTHLSLRAGRKATIITTNLSFERWGEIFQDPVMTAAMIDRLTHQAYIVNMNGNSYRMKETKEWLEQQKLS, encoded by the coding sequence ATGAGTGTCACCCCTCGCCAAAAATGGCACCAACTTATCATGGCTGCGGCCAAAGAGCTTAAACTCCCCATGATCCGCCAGCACCTGGAGGAACAGGTGACGGAGGCGATGCAAAAAGACGCCAGTTACGAAGAATTCCTGGCTTTATTACTACAACAGGAGTGGGACGCCCGTAAGGAATCAGCCCGCTACAACCGGATCCGGCGGGCCGAATTTACCCACAAAAAGTACCTAGAGAGTCTTAGCGTTGGCGACCTGCCACCGGATGCGCAAAAAAAGTTAAAATTACTCAAGAGCCTGGCCTTTATCCAGGAAGGGAGAAATGTGATTTTAGCTGGTAATGCAGGGACTGGCAAGACGCATATTGCCATTGGCCTAGGGATCCAGGCCTGCCTGGAAGGCTACAAGGTGTGGTTTACCACCGTGCCTTTACTGGTGAATCAAATCAAGGAGTGTCGGTCGGCCCAAACCCTACGCGCCTTCCAAAACCGGTTTGAAAAATATGATCTGGTCATCGCTGATGAGATGGGGTATATCTCCTTCGACAGAGAAGGGGCAGAATTGCTTTTCACCCATCTGTCCTTGCGGGCCGGACGCAAAGCCACTATTATCACCACCAACCTCTCCTTTGAGCGTTGGGGGGAAATATTTCAAGACCCGGTGATGACGGCCGCCATGATTGATCGTCTGACCCATCAGGCCTATATCGTGAATATGAACGGCAATTCCTATCGCATGAAGGAAACGAAGGAGTGGTTGGAGCAGCAAAAATTAAGTTAA